The Paenibacillus sp. RUD330 genome has a segment encoding these proteins:
- a CDS encoding VOC family protein: MSAVAYLNMDGNAGQAIDFYAEAFHATEVKKVQFKDLPQNPDYPLPSHEQEMIMESSIEFDGGKIMMSDILPSMKPVTGELVQGNQVLISLVIEDQQALAAYFNNLSVGGHIIMPLSSQPWSACFGMLADRFGIVWKFNSDADKFLDSVMAGKK, translated from the coding sequence ATGTCAGCTGTTGCGTATTTGAATATGGATGGAAATGCAGGTCAAGCGATCGACTTTTATGCCGAAGCGTTCCATGCGACCGAGGTCAAGAAAGTCCAGTTCAAGGATCTTCCCCAGAATCCCGATTACCCCTTGCCGTCCCATGAACAGGAAATGATCATGGAGTCATCCATAGAATTCGACGGCGGAAAAATCATGATGTCGGACATCCTGCCTTCCATGAAGCCGGTAACGGGCGAGCTTGTGCAAGGAAACCAGGTGCTGATCAGCCTCGTTATCGAGGATCAACAAGCTTTGGCCGCGTACTTCAACAACTTGTCGGTTGGAGGACATATCATCATGCCATTGTCCAGCCAGCCTTGGTCCGCTTGCTTCGGAATGCTGGCCGACAGGTTCGGCATCGTCTGGAAGTTCAACAGCGACGCCGACAAGTTTCTTGATTCCGTCATGGCGGGTAAGAAATAA